Proteins co-encoded in one Astyanax mexicanus isolate ESR-SI-001 chromosome 1, AstMex3_surface, whole genome shotgun sequence genomic window:
- the LOC125799087 gene encoding general transcription factor II-I repeat domain-containing protein 2-like: MRADKLLKLKSGLLAQQNTFVRQAQLNQSSVRASFRVAQMIASSGKPFTDGEFVKKCLNAVAEEVCPEKKDVFNAVSLSASTITRRIEEIGGNVYAQLQQKTKEFDFFSLALDESTDVQDTAQLVIFIRGVNANFEMSEELAALQSLKGTTTGEDIFGKVCQTMQDLDLDWSKLASITTDGAPCMVGASRGLTGRVKREMEERGLTAPLQVHCLIHQQALCCKVLKWDSVMKVVVSCINFIRAKGLKHREFQQFLSELESAYGDVLYYTEVRWLSRGRVLRRFYELLPEINAFLHSKDKTVPELMDPEWKWHLAFLTDVTEMLNSLNLQLQGQGKLICDMYSHIKAFEVKLALLLEQVKKHNFIHLPATQNLSAENPAVPFPTEKCVEALEMLKGEFGVRFRELHVNAKEIRLFQNPFVADIDEAQPSYQFELAELQNCDVLKDVFKPNSLIDFYAALPNDTYPNIKKHAMKMSTLFGSTYICEQTFSHMKLLKTPMRSRLTDEHLLQCLRLAVTRMEPDIELLTSQMQAHSSH; the protein is encoded by the coding sequence ATGCGGGCAGACAAACTGTTAAAGTTAAAAAGTGGACTGTTAGCTCAGCAGAATACATTTGTACGCCAAGCTCAGCTGAACCAGTCATCCGTTCGGGCCAGCTTTCGGGTTGCTCAAATGATAGCAAGCAGCGGTAAACCTTTCACAGATGGAGAGTTTGTTAAGAAATGTTTGAATGCTGTCGCGGAGGAAGTGTGTCCCGAGAAGAAAGATGTGTTCAATGCAGTGAGTCTGTCAGCGAGTACAATCACCAGACGCATCGAAGAAATCGGGGGTAATGTGTATGCACAGCTGCAGCAGAAGACAAAAGAGTTTGACTTTTTTTCATTAGCATTGGATGAGAGCACGGATGTGCAGGACACAGCGCAGCTGGTAATTTTCATTCGTGGAGTTAACGCAAACTTTGAGATGAGCGAGGAGCTAGCAGCCCTCCAAAGTCTCAAAGGGACTACAACGGGGGAGGATATTTTCGGCAAAGTATGCCAAACCATGCAAGATTTGGACCTGGACTGGTCAAAGCTTGCCAGCATCACGACTGACGGGGCTCCTTGTATGGTGGGCGCGTCTCGGGGTCTAACAGGACGCGTGAAGCGGGAGATGGAAGAGCGGGGTCTCACCGCCCCGCTACAAGTCCACTGCTTAATTCACCAGCAAGCACTGTGCTGCAAAGTGTTGAAGTGGGATTCTGTTATGAAGGTTGTGGTGTCATGCATAAACTTCATCAGAGCAAAGGGACTTAAACACAGGGAGTTCCAACAATTCCTGTCTGAGCTGGAGTCTGCGTACGGCGATGTGCTGTATTACACGGAGGTCCGATGGCTGAGCCGGGGCAGAGTTTTGAGGCGTTTTTATGAGCTGCTACCCGAAATTAACGCATTTCTTCACTCAAAAGACAAAACGGTCCCAGAGCTGATGGACCCAGAGTGGAAATGGCACCTGGCATTTTTAACAGACGTGACAGAAATGCTGAACAGCCTTAACTTGCAGCTACAAGGCCAGGGGAAACTCATTTGCGACATGTATTCCCACATAAAAGCATTTGAGGTGAAACTAGCGCTGCTTTTGGAACAAGTGAAAAAGCACAACTTCATCCATCTCCCTGCTACCCAAAACCTCTCTGCAGAGAACCCAGCAGTCCCGTTCCCAACTGAAAAGTGTGTGGAAGCACTGGAAATGCTCAAGGGGGAGTTCGGTGTGCGATTCCGTGAACTACATGTTAATGCAAAAGAAATCCGTCTTTTCCAGAACCCCTTTGTTGCCGACATCGATGAAGCCCAGCCTTCTTATCAGTTTGAGTTGGCCGAGTTACAGAACTGTGATGTTCTGAAAGACGTGTTCAAGCCCAACAGTCTTATTGACTTCTATGCCGCACTCCCAAACGACACGTAccctaacataaaaaaacacgCAATGAAGATGTCCACACTTTTTGGCAGCACGTATATCTGCGAGCAAACCTTTTCACACATGAAACTCCTGAAAACTCCGATGAGATCAAGATTGACCGATGAACATCTGCTTCAGTGTTTGAGACTGGCTGTGACTAGAATGGAACCTGACATTGAACTTCTCACCAGCCAAATGCAGGCCCACAGTTCACACTGA